A single Nicotiana tabacum cultivar K326 chromosome 5, ASM71507v2, whole genome shotgun sequence DNA region contains:
- the LOC107827035 gene encoding la-related protein 6C-like, producing the protein MAQMQPEKVASSVQESTPEKFVAKVYYNKKLAKNNNNKQQQINAAAYNTNGGSFKFNVQAPEFVPKSHATIPISGYIYPYFQYVNTTITTTTNDWISGGDLTISFVQEPSFVSTLSQKDILPEELRLKVIKQVEYQLSDMSLLANESLLKQMNKDPKGFVPISSVSATKKIKSLITNNQLTLSHALLSSTKLIVSDDGKKVKRKIPFTDKDKEELMLRTVVAENLPDDHSHHNIEKIFNVAGSVKTIRVCHPQDPNTRTRGDLGISSKLHALIEFEHPEAAEKAVEKLNDERNWRKGLQVKLLLRRSPKSVLKSRKSAFDGCFDDEDWLASELTDDSNHTNQSEIADSNVEETLATKKTWGKGRVRARQRNQMFNGRGLLASSPQSSNSGPFEAPMKQATKGPRMPDGTKGFTMGRGKPLNINVQTGVHVV; encoded by the exons ATGGCACAAATGCAACCTGAAAAAGTTGCTTCTAGTGTCCAAGAATCTACTCCAGAAAAATTTGTTGCTAAAGTTTATTATAACAAGAAGCTGGCCAAGAACAATAATAATAAGCAGCAGCAGATCAATGCTGCTGCCTACAATACTAATGGTGGATCTTTCAAGTTCAATGTTCAAGCCCCCGAATTCGTGCCGAAATCACATGCCACAATCCCCATTTCAGGATATATTTATCCCTATTTTCAGTATGttaatacaacaataacaactactaCTAATGATTGGATATCTGGGGGTGATCTTACTATCTCCTTTGTTCAAGAACCAAGTTTTGTTTCAACTTTGTCTCAGAAGGATATCCTTCCTGAAGAACTCAGGCTAAAAGTCATCAAACAG GTTGAATACCAACTTAGTGACATGAGCTTGCTCGCAAATGAGAGCTTGTTGAAACAAATGAATAAGGATCCTAAAGGCTTTG TTCCCATTTCTTCTGTTTCGgctacaaagaaaatcaagtCCCTCATCACCAACAACCAATTAACTCTTTCTCATGCCCTCCTTTCCTCTACAAAGCTG ATTGTAAGCGATGATGGGAAGAAGGTCAAACGAAAAATCCCATTTACTGACAAGGATAAAGAGGAATTGATG TTGCGCACTGTGGTGGCTGAAAATTTACCAGATGATCACTCTCATCACAACATTGAGAAAATATTTAATGTTGCAGGAAG TGTCAAAACCATCCGAGTATGCCATCCTCAAGATCCTAACACACGAACTAGAGGAGACTTGGGCATCAGCAGTAAG ctcCATGCACTGATCGAGTTCGAGCATCCAGAAGCAGCTGAGAAAGCA GTGGAGAAACTAAATGATGAGAGGAACTGGAGAAAAGGCCTACAAGTGAAGTTGCTGCTCAGGCGTTCA CCAAAGTCTGTTCTAAAGAGCAGGAAGTCTGCATTTGATGGCTGTTTCGACGATGAAGATTGGTTAGCTTCTGAACTGACAGATGACTCAAATCACACTAATCAGTCAGAAATAGCGGATAGCAAT GTCGAAGAGACTTTAGCAACAAAGAAAACATGGGGTAAAGGCCGTGTGAGAGCACGACAAAGAAATCAAATGTTCAATGGTCGCGGCCTACTTGCCTCGTCTCCACAAAGCAGCAACTCTGGTCCATTTGAAGCACCTATGAAACAGGCTACAAAAGGACCAAGAATGCCAGATGGGACCAAAGGTTTCACTATGGGAAGAGGGAAGCCCTTAAATATTAATGTTCAAACTGGAGTACATGTGGTATAA